A stretch of DNA from Methanogenium sp. S4BF:
GACACCATATTCGGCCTCAAAGACATCCCGTCATCCAGTAGCAAAGGGCCCCGCGATACCGCACTTGTCGGTGAGACAATCAGTATCGGCAAACAGGATAAACGCCCGAATGACACCTCATTTGGCGGGAAAGAGATCAGCGTCTCCTTTGTCAAAGGCCCGAACGATTCGGCCTATATGGGGCGTTCAGTTTCGGTCTCTTCTTCACCAAAGGCGAATGACAGTGCGCTCATGGGAAAATCGATCTCGGTCAGGTCATCCGGCATACGCCCCAATGATAGTACATTCACCGGAGATTCCGTGCGCCTGTCCCGCGGCGCTCCCAGGACAAAGGAGATTCTCAACGGGGATGTAAAGATGTCTGCACGGACGCCTGCCCCCAAAGATGACCTGCTGACCCGTGCGGAGCGCCGGATGAGCAGGACACAGGAAGCAGCAAAAGAGCCTGAAAAAGAGCCTTCTTACAAAAAAGGGACAATTTCAGGCGCCTACGAGAAGAAGACGGAGCCGGAAGAGGACGACACGGGTGACGACCTCTTCTGGATTAAATAAATTACCGGCATGAAACGGCGCCATTGCTGTCCTGGTACCGTCCTTCATACTCCCTTTTTCCTGCTTTTACTTCATGCATGATGATCTGGACCACCCGCTCACCCGCAGAGAGGGTGATATCCTCCGGGCCGGTGTTTACGAGGCAGAGCGTCAGCTGTCCCCGGAAACCGGGGTCCACGAACCCGCCGCCGATGAGCACGCCGCGCCTGCCGAATGACGAACGGCACATGAGAGTTGCTGCAACGTCAGCAGGGAGCTCCACCCGTTCGAGGGAGGCAACAAGGGTGCATTCCCCCCGCCGGAGGAGATACTCTTCTGCGGAGCGCAGGTCGTAGGACGCCGGCTGCTGCGATTCTTCGCTGTATGGCGTAATCACCAGACTGCCCGACGCTATTTTTTCACCGATATCTGACTCTGAGAGAATCATCATAGGAAGGTTATCTTTCAGAGGGGAAAACTGCTGTTGCCGGTGAAGGACAGGGAATGGAAAGCAGGGAGATAAGGTCCTAATCCAGAATGATTATCTTCCTGTATCGCGAATAAGATGGGTGGATCCATAGGGTAGAGGATATCCTCTTGGGCTTCGAACCCAAGGACGCGGGTTCGATTCCCGCTGGATCCGTGGACTTTTTTGAGAGAGTCATTCTGACCGGTTTATTCAAGGCGGATGTAGTTACGTACACCCATGCCAATTACTATCGCGGGCGTCTCAACGACTGAGTCCGCCGCATCGGCAGCCATGGCATGGACCCTGAGTTTATACTCACCCGGCGGGAAGTCGCCAACGTAGAGCTTTTTGGTATAGGATGGATCGGGAATGTCACTCAATGGCCCGGCCACATCAAACATGCAGAATTTGGTCCAGAAACCGTCGTCTACATTCTGATAATACAGACACTGGGTTACCGTGTCGATACCGGAATAATTCAGGTTCCAGTCCATCGTCAGATAGGTATCAATCACGGCACCACTCCCTGCCTCAGCACACTCCAGATCATAGACCCGAAGGCGGCCAAAGTTGATGCCGGTGGCATTGAGGTCAGGTTCTGCGGTGATGTAGGTCTTCGGCAGGTTCAGAGAATCCGCGCCATCGTTGAAGAAAATGGATGATCCTTCACCGAAAATGTTGATATTGCCCGGCTTCATTGGAATCAGCCTGAATACTGCCTGCCAGGTCTGCCCCAGCTGAATGGTGCCGATTTGAGTTGAATCAAAATTCAGGCATCGTTTCGTATCCCAGCCGTCAGTCTGGTTAAGCGTCCGTTCAGGTCCAATATTGGGCGAGCCTTCTGAGCCGATCCAGCTCTTTATTAGAGTGGATGCGCCTTCCACATATTCATATTCCAGTATCGGATCAGATTTGCTATTCGGCTGTGAGACATTGTTTAACTCAATGTTCGACAGATTCAAGTCCATCTTTGTGTTGACTCCCGCCGCAGTCTTCAGTTCACCGGCGATACTTGTATAAATCCCCACAAGCTGATCCCCGGTTGGTGCATAATAGTAAGTTCCACCAGTATATTTTGCAAGTTTCTTGAGGGTATCATTTCCCCCTTTCGTTAGCTTATTTCCAAGCGCAATTGAATAGACGGGAATATTTTTAGTGGCGGCATAATAGCTCAGATTCTGATTACTATCGTCATCACCTTCTGAAAGGCCGTCAAACCAGTAATAGTCTTCAGTCAATTTATTATAAATATTAAAGGGAGAACCTTCCGGATCGGTAGTATGTTTGTTTCCGCGGGCAAGGGGATCCCCATAATAGTTATAATCCCCATCTGAGAGAAGAATTACTGCCTGAAGCACACCAGCACTACCATGTTTAATATTTTCCCCTAATGCCAGATAGAGTCCTTGTCGCATCGACGTCCATCCATCCGCATGAAGTTTATCAATTGCGCTTTTCACCTCATTCCTGTCCGTTGTGAAATTTAGATCCCATGTGGCATTGCTCCCAAACGAGATCATCCCAACCCTGTTCGTGTCATCTGTCATATTTTCATTAAAGGCATTCAGGGCAACCTTTAGTTTATCCATCTTCCCGGATTCGTTCATACTTCCGGATCGGTCCGCACAGAGCATCACATCAATCGGCTTGGAGGAGAGCTTCCAGCCATCCCCAATCAGACGAACGGTCACATTCACCGGCTCTCCCACTTCGACAGTTTCCCGGTCGACCTCTGTTTCCACCCGGAGATAGGGATAGTTCTTCCATTCGAGATCAATGGATCCCGTCTTTTTGGTTGGGGCGCCCCACCTTGCCACAACCGTACAGGACTCCGATGCATTCGCATAGTAATCTACATCACTCACATTCGTTTCAAAGGCGCCAGGGGTAAAGTGCACCGTGGCAATCCCATCCTCATCAGTAAGTGCATATTCAGGGTCAAGAATGGGATCCTTCACATGCGCACCATCCCATGAAACATAACAGATACTGAACTCTACCTTTTCATCCGGGACGCCATTTCCGCACTCATCTGTTACCTTCGCATAGATATCCGCACCCGTTGCATTTGCCACATCAGCAGACGGCATGGACTGAGGACTTGCCGTCAGAAGCATATCATCAGGAGAGGTGCTTGCGAAACGGATTTCCTGATTAATAGAAACAGAGGTATTCGCCACCGCTGTAGCACTGATATTAAATGTGGCAACATCATCAAAAGGACCGAAGGTAAACTTAACCTGACCGTCACTGTTCGTCCGCCAGGTAAAATCATCACCACTGGGTTTACTCGTGAAGTTAATTGCCTGATTTCCGGACGGATTCCCATACCGGTCAGACAGAGTATACATCAGGTGGAATTTTGATGCACCATCTGCCGGGATGGAGGGCGGAGTGCCCACATCCGGAACAACAGAAACCCGTATCGCATACGGTTCAGCATCCGCAAGAGCGGTGATGGTCAGCCATTTATCATCCACGGCTTCAGGCGGCACGATATGTATCAGGTACTTCGGGCCCGCATCGGTGCCCACCATAAATCCGGCATTCACCGAGCCGTCTGCACCGACCGGCACCCGCACCGATTGTGCCCCGGATACGGTGACATTTGAGAGGCCCGAACCGGCATACCGGGTGGTTTCGAATGTTACGGTCTCTGGCATGCCATCACCGGTTGCATCCTCATATAGGCTGTTTACCGTATTGCCACAGGCATCCACCATCACCATGGTGATGTCCATCCCCTCGCCAATACTGACTTCACTCTCAAACACGATGCTCTGCATAGTCATGGGAGTAGCATGGTCAATCGGCTGATACTCCTTCCGGTTATAGCTGTACTCCGTCCCGTCTACCGAGTAATTGATCTGCACCAGAATCGATGCATTCCCCGCACGATTCTTCGATGCGGAGAAGACCGTCTCACAGGGCAGACTGGTCGCATACTCCCCCGCGACATCGCCATATATATCCTTTTCAACCGAGACAAACCGTACATAACTGATATCCAGCGGGATGCTGCCGGTATAACCGACCCGGATAACAGAGGAGACGCCGCTGCCTGCGATAAGCCACCCGTTTTCATCATGCAAATCTGCAGGATTGCCGTCATTGATGATGAGATCGATTGTGATATCATCATCCGTAATTGGATCTGCCGATACCGTGCCCGGAAGTACACCCAACAGTACCCCCAACACGAACAGAATCCATAAAGAATTCCTCATGTATTATTCCCCCAACATACCGTTTCACAAACGACAACCGGCCCCCCAGCCGGTCATCAGATTTATAGGCCCCTATATCAATCCGAAATATTTAATAATTTGTACCAGGGGATTCAAAACAAAAATTTAGACATCAAATAGTGAGACATCAGATTTTTGGATACTATTCGCTCAACAGTTCTCAGAAAAACATGCCCTATTTCAGACATAATTCCGCATCAGCAAGAAGGACACGAAAAATTGTAAATTCACATTTGGGATTTATAGTTCCATTAAGCCGATATTATGCATTTATTCCAGATATTCACAGATATATTTCAGGGATGAGAAAAACATGCGCAGAACCATCCGTCCGAATGAAAATAATACACCCCCCTTGTTCTGCAAAGTGGATCCACATCCCCAACCCGTTTTGGGAAAACATAAAGGTTATATATTTAATTCCGAAACGCCCACCCGGAAAAAAGGCACCACAAACCCATTACCATGAACGCACCACGCCCGATAAATGATGAACACCACATGTAAGGAGTGCCACACCATCAGCGAGGAGTTCAGCCCGTTCACAGGATGGGCAGCACATGTGCACCCTTCACACGTACTGAAGAGTTAAGCATCTGATAAACGCAAGGTCAAAAGACAAACGATGAGGGGCGATTCACTGCGGTATACGGAAATCCTGCCAATGATCTGAAACTATTTTTTTCCAGCAGGGTTTTCCGCCACACATGCTTAATTCCATCACACCTTGATGACTCCATGAGGGCTATCACATTAAAGGTACCTTTCGTATCACCAAAACAGCGATTCACTGCTAGAGAGATTGAGGGAAGCGGAAGGATGGAGGAATACGTAGGGAGAGAGGACATTGTAGGGGGACGGAGGAGGGTCGTAGGGAGAAGGATATTGTGGGGAGGTGGGGAATCCCAGAGGGGAAAGAGGACATTCCCAGGGGATCTGCACCCACGGGGGTTCGATTCGCACGGAAACCGTCCAATTTTACCTTATTGTATCTCAATGGGATTATTCAAGCCGGATGAAATAATTTCCACCCTGGCCGATTACTATCGCTGATGTCTCAATCACAGAGTCCGGCGCATCATCAGCCACCGCACGCACCCTGAGCCTATACTCACCCGGCGGGAAATCAGCAACATAGAGCTGGCGGGTATGGGCAAGAGCACTCACAGGCCCTGTCACCGGCACATAACCAAAGTTGAACCAGACACCATCATCTATCCGCTGGTAATACAGGCACTGGGTGGCTGTTAGGTTACCGGAATAATCCAGATTCCAGTCCATCGTCAGGTAATTTTCAATCACACCATCTGCCTCAGCACAGACCAGACCATAGACCTGCAGGCCGGTGAAGTTAATGCCGGTGGCATTCAGGTCCGGCACTGCCGTGACATAGGTCTTCGGAAGAGTCAGAGAATCGGTGCCATTGTTGAAGAATATGATTGAACTGTCTCCGAAGATGTTGATATTGCCCGGCTTCGACACATTCAGCCTGAATTCCGCCTGCCAGGTCTGTCCCAGCTGAATCGTGCCGATTTCATCAGACTCAAAATTCAGACTCCGGTTCGCCGCCCAGTCATCACGCTGGTCAAGCGGAAGGGGACCCCTGATATTGGGCAGCCCTTCTGACCCCGAGGCATTCCAGCTCTTCACAAGAGTTGATACGCCATCTTCATATTCATATTCCAGTATCGGGTCAAAGGGGTCGTTCGGCAGTGTTTCATTGTTCACTTCAGTGGAAGTAAATAGTACATCCATCTCTGTGTTGACCCCGGCTTCTGTCTTCAGCACACCTGCGATATCAATATAGATCCCCGCAAGGTCATCGCCGGTCGGTGCATAGAAAAATGTTCCCCCGGTACTCTCAGCAAGAGTACGAAGAGTCCCGATTCCGTTAAGTGAAAGCCCGTCACCAAGTGCAATTGAGTAGATGGTGATATTATTATTGTTGGCATACACGCTCAGATTCTGTTCTGCAGGCGAAAGATCGCCTATCGGGTAGTAGTATTCAGTGGTAAAACCAAAATAGCTCATGTCCGTCGGATCTGAATAACACTCAGCCCCACGGGCAAGCGGGTCTCCAAAAGAATTATAATCCCCATCCGAAAGAAGAATCACTGCCTTCACCGCATCTTCACGCCCATTTTCAATGATCTCCTTTATCGCAAGATACAACCCGGGACGCATCGGCGTATACCCAAACGGGACCAGCTGTTCAATCGCATCTTCCACCACACTCCTGTTCCGGGAGAGGGAAAGGTCCAGCGTGGCATAGTCTGAATACGTTCTCTTGTTGCCAGGATAATGATCCAGTATATAGTTGCTGAAATCCGTCGAATCACCGTCCACACCCGGATTGAACTTTATCGATAAAGGAGACACATCAAGATCCGCTTTGCCGCTGTTCCCAAACGACGTCAGACCGACTCCGTCCCAGCCATCTGTCATCAGTGCATTAAAGGTTGTGAGGGCATCCATCAGTGAGACCATCCGGTCAGGATAATCAGAGAGCATACTCCATGACCGGTCCGCTGAAATCATCACATCAATCGGTTCGGAATAAAGCGCCCAGCCATCCCCAATCAGCCGGATGGTCACATCAACCGGCTCCCCGACTTTAACTGTTTCCGGGTTGACATCAGTCTCCACCCGGAGATATGGATAATTTTTCCACTCGAGATCGATCGTCCGTGTCTTTGCACCCCATGTGGCCAGTACGGTACATGATTCTGTTGCAGTCGCATTGTAATCTGCATCCGTATCATTCGTTATAAAAGATCCAGGCGTAAAGTGCGCCCTCGCAATACCATCCACATCAGTAAGCGCTGTAGCAACGATGGAAGGATCCGTTTTCTGTTCTGCGCAATACCCCCCAACCGGAGACACAACGAAAAAACTGACAACTTCAAGCGGAACCCCGTTTCCATGCTCATCCATCACCTTTGCAAGAACATCCGCACCCCCTGCGTTTGGCACATCAGCAGATGGCATCGACTGAGGATTTGCTGTCAGAATCATATCTTCAGGAGAGGTATTGGTGAAACGCACCACCTGATCAACAGTAACAGAGGCATTCTCCGCGGCTTCCGCACTGATGGTAAATGTTGTGGCAGTATCAAAAGGGCCGAAGGT
This window harbors:
- a CDS encoding dCTP deaminase → MILSESDIGEKIASGSLVITPYSEESQQPASYDLRSAEEYLLRRGECTLVASLERVELPADVAATLMCRSSFGRRGVLIGGGFVDPGFRGQLTLCLVNTGPEDITLSAGERVVQIIMHEVKAGKREYEGRYQDSNGAVSCR
- a CDS encoding VWA domain-containing protein, which gives rise to MLGVVGVLPIAVSAELITDADVSIDFIIDDGDPADLHDENGWLVAGSGVSSTIRVDNVGEYIGAMPPDIHFVRVTSLDEDTYGKVKGGDATGLPCEIVFPASKKTAGYAPIQVHINYSADGVGYDYYRTVYQPIDHNVPKNIQNIVFESEVTLDRLVNITMMMEDAYGNTVTSLYEDVAGGAQECVTFETTSYAGSGFYDGIGYDAEVVIIPVNAEGSVVATFKAGIEAGPNYLIHIKPDMNIHDKWLTVTALANGVPYFIAVSVAPNVDTPPYIPADGESKFYLTYDLTDKYGNPSADQIVNFTYDDAIGDVFSQRTNSDGQIMFTFGPFDTATTFTISAEAAENASVTVDQVVRFTNTSPEDMILTANPQSMPSADVPNAGGADVLAKVMDEHGNGVPLEVVSFFVVSPVGGYCAEQKTDPSIVATALTDVDGIARAHFTPGSFITNDTDADYNATATESCTVLATWGAKTRTIDLEWKNYPYLRVETDVNPETVKVGEPVDVTIRLIGDGWALYSEPIDVMISADRSWSMLSDYPDRMVSLMDALTTFNALMTDGWDGVGLTSFGNSGKADLDVSPLSIKFNPGVDGDSTDFSNYILDHYPGNKRTYSDYATLDLSLSRNRSVVEDAIEQLVPFGYTPMRPGLYLAIKEIIENGREDAVKAVILLSDGDYNSFGDPLARGAECYSDPTDMSYFGFTTEYYYPIGDLSPAEQNLSVYANNNNITIYSIALGDGLSLNGIGTLRTLAESTGGTFFYAPTGDDLAGIYIDIAGVLKTEAGVNTEMDVLFTSTEVNNETLPNDPFDPILEYEYEDGVSTLVKSWNASGSEGLPNIRGPLPLDQRDDWAANRSLNFESDEIGTIQLGQTWQAEFRLNVSKPGNINIFGDSSIIFFNNGTDSLTLPKTYVTAVPDLNATGINFTGLQVYGLVCAEADGVIENYLTMDWNLDYSGNLTATQCLYYQRIDDGVWFNFGYVPVTGPVSALAHTRQLYVADFPPGEYRLRVRAVADDAPDSVIETSAIVIGQGGNYFIRLE
- a CDS encoding VWA domain-containing protein, giving the protein MGVLPGTVSADPITDDDITIDLIINDGNPADLHDENGWLIAGSGVSSVIRVGYTGSIPLDISYVRFVSVEKDIYGDVAGEYATSLPCETVFSASKNRAGNASILVQINYSVDGTEYSYNRKEYQPIDHATPMTMQSIVFESEVSIGEGMDITMVMVDACGNTVNSLYEDATGDGMPETVTFETTRYAGSGLSNVTVSGAQSVRVPVGADGSVNAGFMVGTDAGPKYLIHIVPPEAVDDKWLTITALADAEPYAIRVSVVPDVGTPPSIPADGASKFHLMYTLSDRYGNPSGNQAINFTSKPSGDDFTWRTNSDGQVKFTFGPFDDVATFNISATAVANTSVSINQEIRFASTSPDDMLLTASPQSMPSADVANATGADIYAKVTDECGNGVPDEKVEFSICYVSWDGAHVKDPILDPEYALTDEDGIATVHFTPGAFETNVSDVDYYANASESCTVVARWGAPTKKTGSIDLEWKNYPYLRVETEVDRETVEVGEPVNVTVRLIGDGWKLSSKPIDVMLCADRSGSMNESGKMDKLKVALNAFNENMTDDTNRVGMISFGSNATWDLNFTTDRNEVKSAIDKLHADGWTSMRQGLYLALGENIKHGSAGVLQAVILLSDGDYNYYGDPLARGNKHTTDPEGSPFNIYNKLTEDYYWFDGLSEGDDDSNQNLSYYAATKNIPVYSIALGNKLTKGGNDTLKKLAKYTGGTYYYAPTGDQLVGIYTSIAGELKTAAGVNTKMDLNLSNIELNNVSQPNSKSDPILEYEYVEGASTLIKSWIGSEGSPNIGPERTLNQTDGWDTKRCLNFDSTQIGTIQLGQTWQAVFRLIPMKPGNINIFGEGSSIFFNDGADSLNLPKTYITAEPDLNATGINFGRLRVYDLECAEAGSGAVIDTYLTMDWNLNYSGIDTVTQCLYYQNVDDGFWTKFCMFDVAGPLSDIPDPSYTKKLYVGDFPPGEYKLRVHAMAADAADSVVETPAIVIGMGVRNYIRLE